A window of Castanea sativa cultivar Marrone di Chiusa Pesio chromosome 1, ASM4071231v1 contains these coding sequences:
- the LOC142622382 gene encoding uncharacterized protein LOC142622382 isoform X4 codes for MGVSCLYIKVASMLPQDAFSVVRKSFDARKMLKEPKFVYTVDMDVSKLLSLEPRTWDFISQLEPKLGLIEHMPNERASGDLISIIHDSKKNPKDIVTRENGRNIYSGSEQLYKCPTIKKTKIAVVGSGPSGLFASLVLAELGADVTLIERGQAVEQRGRDIGALVVRRILQLESNFCFGEGGAGTWSDGKLVTRIGRNSGSVQAVMKTLVHFGAPKNILIDGKPHLGTDRLIPLLRNFRQHLQGLGVTIKFGTRVDDLLVEDGHVVGVRVSDSRDKLQFNSQKLGYDGVVLAVGHSARDIYQMLLSHNMVLIPKDFAVGLRIEHPQELINRIQYSALATEVYKGRGKVPVADYKVVTYVNGEDGGPSSNSGATGRNCYSFCMCPGGQVVLTSTNPSELCVNGMSFSRRASKWANAALVATVSTKDFETLGCCGPLAGVEFQMEFERKAAIMGGGNFVVPVQTVTDFMENRLSVTSVPPSSYRLGVKAANLHELFPIHITEALQHSISTFDKELPGFITSEALLHGVETRTSSPIQIPRNTDTYESTSLKGLYPVGEGAGYAGGIVSAAVDGMFAGFAVARNFNLLDSSIESSLGKAQSAGVVKY; via the exons ATGGGAGTTTCATGCTTATACATTAAG GTTGCTTCTATGCTGCCACAGGATGCTTTCTCCGTTGTTCGGAAATCTTTTGATGCAAGGAAG ATGTTGAAGGAACCAAAATTTGTATATACTGTGGACATGGATGTCAGTAAACTCCTGAGTCTCGAGCCTCGTACCTGGGATTTCATTTCTCAGTTGGAGCCTAAACTTGGGCTCATAGAACATATGCCTAATGAAAGAGCTTCTGGTGATTTGATTAGTATAATACATGATTCCAAGAAGAACCCCAAAGATATAGTGACAAGAGAAAATGGACGTAACATTTATTCTGGGTCAGAACAATTGTACAAGTGCCCAACaatcaaaaagacaaaaatagcAGTCGTTGGTAGTGGACCATCTGGCCTGTTTGCTTCTCTTGTTCTTGCAGAACTTGGTGCTGATGTTACCTTAATAGAAAGAGGTCAAGCTGTTGAACAAAGGGGGCGTGACATTGGTGCTTTGGTAGTTCGCCGTATTCTACAATTGGAAAGCAATTTTTGCTTTGGGGAG GGTGGTGCAGGTACCTGGAGTGATGGAAAGCTAGTAACTAGAATTGGAAGAAACAGTGGCAGTGTTCAGGCG GTTATGAAAACTTTAGTTCACTTTGGAGCTCCAAAAAATATCTTGATAGATGGCAAGCCTCACTTGGGAACCGATAGGTTGATTCCATTGCTTCGCAACTTTCGGCAACATCTGCAAGGGCTGGGT GTCACTATCAAGTTTGGGACAAGGGTAGATGATCTGCTTGTAGAGGATGGACATGTTGTAGGGGTTAGAGTCTCTGATTCAAGAGACAAATTACAGTTCAATAGCCAGAAGTTGGGATATGATGGGGTTGTTCTGGCTGTTGGGCATTCTGCACGTGATATATACCAGATGCTTCTTTCTCATAATATGGTCTTGATCCCAAAAGATTTTGCC GTTGGTTTGCGGATCGAGCATCCTCAAGAGCTAATAAATAGAATACAG TATTCTGCATTGGCCACTGAGGTTTATAAGGGACGTGGAAAAGTACCTGTGGCAGATTACAAGGTGGTCACTTATGTTAATGGAGAGGATGGGGGCCCATCCTCCAATTCAGGAGCAACAGGTCGCAATTGCTATTCGTTCTGCATGTGTCCTGGTGGGCAG GTTGTTCTCACAAGTACAAATCCATCAGAACTCTGTGTCAACGGCATGTCCTTCTCTCGACGTGCATCTAAGTGGGCAAATGCTGCACTTGTTGCGACCGTATCTACAAAGGATTTTGAAACACTAGGTTGCTGTGGACCTCTTGCAGGGGTTGAATTTCAG ATGGAATTTGAGCGCAAAGCAGCTATAATGGGTGGGGGAAATTTTGTGGTGCCTGTCCAGACGGTTACTGATTTTATGGAAAACAGGTTATCAg TAACATCTGTGCCACCATCAAGTTATCGGTTAGGAGTGAAGGCAGCAAATCTCCATGAGCTATTCCCAATTCATATAACAGAGGCTTTGCAACACTCGATCTCAACATTTGACAAAGAG TTGCCAGGATTCATCACCAGTGAGGCCCTTCTTCATGGAGTGGAG ACCAGGACCAGCTCTCCCATCCAGATTCCCCGCAACACTGACACCTATGAGAGCACATCGTTGAAAGGATTATATCCAGTTGGTGAAGGGGCAGGGTATGCTGGTGGGATTGTAAGTGCAGCAGTCGATGGCATGTTTGCAGGTTTTGCAGTGgcaagaaattttaatttgttagaCAGTTCCATAGAATCTTCTTTGGGCAAGGCTCAGAGTGCTGGAGTTGTGAAGTACTAG
- the LOC142622382 gene encoding uncharacterized protein LOC142622382 isoform X1: MSLLPSNLVPLHFQTLHHPPNSNRGLLYPIPRLPYPRSQTPRILCAKRTGKQRYPSEKKKLKQKQKKTLTLTPVDNKFEGVWRLSKLGVPIHSDPGKDFLGLSPGLLQEIAKVLEFPVASMLPQDAFSVVRKSFDARKMLKEPKFVYTVDMDVSKLLSLEPRTWDFISQLEPKLGLIEHMPNERASGDLISIIHDSKKNPKDIVTRENGRNIYSGSEQLYKCPTIKKTKIAVVGSGPSGLFASLVLAELGADVTLIERGQAVEQRGRDIGALVVRRILQLESNFCFGEGGAGTWSDGKLVTRIGRNSGSVQAVMKTLVHFGAPKNILIDGKPHLGTDRLIPLLRNFRQHLQGLGVTIKFGTRVDDLLVEDGHVVGVRVSDSRDKLQFNSQKLGYDGVVLAVGHSARDIYQMLLSHNMVLIPKDFAVGLRIEHPQELINRIQYSALATEVYKGRGKVPVADYKVVTYVNGEDGGPSSNSGATGRNCYSFCMCPGGQVVLTSTNPSELCVNGMSFSRRASKWANAALVATVSTKDFETLGCCGPLAGVEFQMEFERKAAIMGGGNFVVPVQTVTDFMENRLSVTSVPPSSYRLGVKAANLHELFPIHITEALQHSISTFDKELPGFITSEALLHGVETRTSSPIQIPRNTDTYESTSLKGLYPVGEGAGYAGGIVSAAVDGMFAGFAVARNFNLLDSSIESSLGKAQSAGVVKY, encoded by the exons ATGTCTCTTCTTCCTTCCAACCTCGTTCCTCTCCATTTCCAAACTCTCCACCACCCTCCAAACTCTAACCGTGGACTCCTCTATCCAATCCCAAGGCTCCCTTATCCCCGTTCCCAAACACCACGAATCCTCTGCGCGAAGAGAACCGGTAAGCAACGCTACCCATcggagaagaagaagctgaaacaaaagcaaaagaaaaccctaaccctaactcCGGTCGACAACAAATTCGAAGGCGTTTGGAGGCTCTCCAAGCTCGGAGTTCCGATTCACAGTGACCCCGGCAAGGACTTTCTCGGCTTATCCCCGGGTTTGCTCCAAGAGATTGCCAAAGTTCTCGAATTCCCG GTTGCTTCTATGCTGCCACAGGATGCTTTCTCCGTTGTTCGGAAATCTTTTGATGCAAGGAAG ATGTTGAAGGAACCAAAATTTGTATATACTGTGGACATGGATGTCAGTAAACTCCTGAGTCTCGAGCCTCGTACCTGGGATTTCATTTCTCAGTTGGAGCCTAAACTTGGGCTCATAGAACATATGCCTAATGAAAGAGCTTCTGGTGATTTGATTAGTATAATACATGATTCCAAGAAGAACCCCAAAGATATAGTGACAAGAGAAAATGGACGTAACATTTATTCTGGGTCAGAACAATTGTACAAGTGCCCAACaatcaaaaagacaaaaatagcAGTCGTTGGTAGTGGACCATCTGGCCTGTTTGCTTCTCTTGTTCTTGCAGAACTTGGTGCTGATGTTACCTTAATAGAAAGAGGTCAAGCTGTTGAACAAAGGGGGCGTGACATTGGTGCTTTGGTAGTTCGCCGTATTCTACAATTGGAAAGCAATTTTTGCTTTGGGGAG GGTGGTGCAGGTACCTGGAGTGATGGAAAGCTAGTAACTAGAATTGGAAGAAACAGTGGCAGTGTTCAGGCG GTTATGAAAACTTTAGTTCACTTTGGAGCTCCAAAAAATATCTTGATAGATGGCAAGCCTCACTTGGGAACCGATAGGTTGATTCCATTGCTTCGCAACTTTCGGCAACATCTGCAAGGGCTGGGT GTCACTATCAAGTTTGGGACAAGGGTAGATGATCTGCTTGTAGAGGATGGACATGTTGTAGGGGTTAGAGTCTCTGATTCAAGAGACAAATTACAGTTCAATAGCCAGAAGTTGGGATATGATGGGGTTGTTCTGGCTGTTGGGCATTCTGCACGTGATATATACCAGATGCTTCTTTCTCATAATATGGTCTTGATCCCAAAAGATTTTGCC GTTGGTTTGCGGATCGAGCATCCTCAAGAGCTAATAAATAGAATACAG TATTCTGCATTGGCCACTGAGGTTTATAAGGGACGTGGAAAAGTACCTGTGGCAGATTACAAGGTGGTCACTTATGTTAATGGAGAGGATGGGGGCCCATCCTCCAATTCAGGAGCAACAGGTCGCAATTGCTATTCGTTCTGCATGTGTCCTGGTGGGCAG GTTGTTCTCACAAGTACAAATCCATCAGAACTCTGTGTCAACGGCATGTCCTTCTCTCGACGTGCATCTAAGTGGGCAAATGCTGCACTTGTTGCGACCGTATCTACAAAGGATTTTGAAACACTAGGTTGCTGTGGACCTCTTGCAGGGGTTGAATTTCAG ATGGAATTTGAGCGCAAAGCAGCTATAATGGGTGGGGGAAATTTTGTGGTGCCTGTCCAGACGGTTACTGATTTTATGGAAAACAGGTTATCAg TAACATCTGTGCCACCATCAAGTTATCGGTTAGGAGTGAAGGCAGCAAATCTCCATGAGCTATTCCCAATTCATATAACAGAGGCTTTGCAACACTCGATCTCAACATTTGACAAAGAG TTGCCAGGATTCATCACCAGTGAGGCCCTTCTTCATGGAGTGGAG ACCAGGACCAGCTCTCCCATCCAGATTCCCCGCAACACTGACACCTATGAGAGCACATCGTTGAAAGGATTATATCCAGTTGGTGAAGGGGCAGGGTATGCTGGTGGGATTGTAAGTGCAGCAGTCGATGGCATGTTTGCAGGTTTTGCAGTGgcaagaaattttaatttgttagaCAGTTCCATAGAATCTTCTTTGGGCAAGGCTCAGAGTGCTGGAGTTGTGAAGTACTAG
- the LOC142622382 gene encoding uncharacterized protein LOC142622382 isoform X3, which yields MSLLPSNLVPLHFQTLHHPPNSNRGLLYPIPRLPYPRSQTPRILCAKRTGKQRYPSEKKKLKQKQKKTLTLTPVDNKFEGVWRLSKLGVPIHSDPGKDFLGLSPGLLQEIAKVLEFPVASMLPQDAFSVVRKSFDARKEPKFVYTVDMDVSKLLSLEPRTWDFISQLEPKLGLIEHMPNERASGDLISIIHDSKKNPKDIVTRENGRNIYSGSEQLYKCPTIKKTKIAVVGSGPSGLFASLVLAELGADVTLIERGQAVEQRGRDIGALVVRRILQLESNFCFGEGGAGTWSDGKLVTRIGRNSGSVQAVMKTLVHFGAPKNILIDGKPHLGTDRLIPLLRNFRQHLQGLGVTIKFGTRVDDLLVEDGHVVGVRVSDSRDKLQFNSQKLGYDGVVLAVGHSARDIYQMLLSHNMVLIPKDFAVGLRIEHPQELINRIQYSALATEVYKGRGKVPVADYKVVTYVNGEDGGPSSNSGATGRNCYSFCMCPGGQVVLTSTNPSELCVNGMSFSRRASKWANAALVATVSTKDFETLGCCGPLAGVEFQMEFERKAAIMGGGNFVVPVQTVTDFMENRLSVTSVPPSSYRLGVKAANLHELFPIHITEALQHSISTFDKELPGFITSEALLHGVETRTSSPIQIPRNTDTYESTSLKGLYPVGEGAGYAGGIVSAAVDGMFAGFAVARNFNLLDSSIESSLGKAQSAGVVKY from the exons ATGTCTCTTCTTCCTTCCAACCTCGTTCCTCTCCATTTCCAAACTCTCCACCACCCTCCAAACTCTAACCGTGGACTCCTCTATCCAATCCCAAGGCTCCCTTATCCCCGTTCCCAAACACCACGAATCCTCTGCGCGAAGAGAACCGGTAAGCAACGCTACCCATcggagaagaagaagctgaaacaaaagcaaaagaaaaccctaaccctaactcCGGTCGACAACAAATTCGAAGGCGTTTGGAGGCTCTCCAAGCTCGGAGTTCCGATTCACAGTGACCCCGGCAAGGACTTTCTCGGCTTATCCCCGGGTTTGCTCCAAGAGATTGCCAAAGTTCTCGAATTCCCG GTTGCTTCTATGCTGCCACAGGATGCTTTCTCCGTTGTTCGGAAATCTTTTGATGCAAGGAAG GAACCAAAATTTGTATATACTGTGGACATGGATGTCAGTAAACTCCTGAGTCTCGAGCCTCGTACCTGGGATTTCATTTCTCAGTTGGAGCCTAAACTTGGGCTCATAGAACATATGCCTAATGAAAGAGCTTCTGGTGATTTGATTAGTATAATACATGATTCCAAGAAGAACCCCAAAGATATAGTGACAAGAGAAAATGGACGTAACATTTATTCTGGGTCAGAACAATTGTACAAGTGCCCAACaatcaaaaagacaaaaatagcAGTCGTTGGTAGTGGACCATCTGGCCTGTTTGCTTCTCTTGTTCTTGCAGAACTTGGTGCTGATGTTACCTTAATAGAAAGAGGTCAAGCTGTTGAACAAAGGGGGCGTGACATTGGTGCTTTGGTAGTTCGCCGTATTCTACAATTGGAAAGCAATTTTTGCTTTGGGGAG GGTGGTGCAGGTACCTGGAGTGATGGAAAGCTAGTAACTAGAATTGGAAGAAACAGTGGCAGTGTTCAGGCG GTTATGAAAACTTTAGTTCACTTTGGAGCTCCAAAAAATATCTTGATAGATGGCAAGCCTCACTTGGGAACCGATAGGTTGATTCCATTGCTTCGCAACTTTCGGCAACATCTGCAAGGGCTGGGT GTCACTATCAAGTTTGGGACAAGGGTAGATGATCTGCTTGTAGAGGATGGACATGTTGTAGGGGTTAGAGTCTCTGATTCAAGAGACAAATTACAGTTCAATAGCCAGAAGTTGGGATATGATGGGGTTGTTCTGGCTGTTGGGCATTCTGCACGTGATATATACCAGATGCTTCTTTCTCATAATATGGTCTTGATCCCAAAAGATTTTGCC GTTGGTTTGCGGATCGAGCATCCTCAAGAGCTAATAAATAGAATACAG TATTCTGCATTGGCCACTGAGGTTTATAAGGGACGTGGAAAAGTACCTGTGGCAGATTACAAGGTGGTCACTTATGTTAATGGAGAGGATGGGGGCCCATCCTCCAATTCAGGAGCAACAGGTCGCAATTGCTATTCGTTCTGCATGTGTCCTGGTGGGCAG GTTGTTCTCACAAGTACAAATCCATCAGAACTCTGTGTCAACGGCATGTCCTTCTCTCGACGTGCATCTAAGTGGGCAAATGCTGCACTTGTTGCGACCGTATCTACAAAGGATTTTGAAACACTAGGTTGCTGTGGACCTCTTGCAGGGGTTGAATTTCAG ATGGAATTTGAGCGCAAAGCAGCTATAATGGGTGGGGGAAATTTTGTGGTGCCTGTCCAGACGGTTACTGATTTTATGGAAAACAGGTTATCAg TAACATCTGTGCCACCATCAAGTTATCGGTTAGGAGTGAAGGCAGCAAATCTCCATGAGCTATTCCCAATTCATATAACAGAGGCTTTGCAACACTCGATCTCAACATTTGACAAAGAG TTGCCAGGATTCATCACCAGTGAGGCCCTTCTTCATGGAGTGGAG ACCAGGACCAGCTCTCCCATCCAGATTCCCCGCAACACTGACACCTATGAGAGCACATCGTTGAAAGGATTATATCCAGTTGGTGAAGGGGCAGGGTATGCTGGTGGGATTGTAAGTGCAGCAGTCGATGGCATGTTTGCAGGTTTTGCAGTGgcaagaaattttaatttgttagaCAGTTCCATAGAATCTTCTTTGGGCAAGGCTCAGAGTGCTGGAGTTGTGAAGTACTAG
- the LOC142622382 gene encoding uncharacterized protein LOC142622382 isoform X2 translates to MSLLPSNLVPLHFQTLHHPPNSNRGLLYPIPRLPYPRSQTPRILCAKRTGKQRYPSEKKKLKQKQKKTLTLTPVDNKFEGVWRLSKLGVPIHSDPGKDFLGLSPGLLQEIAKVLEFPVASMLPQDAFSVVRKSFDARKMLKEPKFVYTVDMDVSKLLSLEPRTWDFISQLEPKLGLIEHMPNERASGDLISIIHDSKKNPKDIVTRENGRNIYSGSEQLYKCPTIKKTKIAVVGSGPSGLFASLVLAELGADVTLIERGQAVEQRGRDIGALVVRRILQLESNFCFGEGGAGTWSDGKLVTRIGRNSGSVQVMKTLVHFGAPKNILIDGKPHLGTDRLIPLLRNFRQHLQGLGVTIKFGTRVDDLLVEDGHVVGVRVSDSRDKLQFNSQKLGYDGVVLAVGHSARDIYQMLLSHNMVLIPKDFAVGLRIEHPQELINRIQYSALATEVYKGRGKVPVADYKVVTYVNGEDGGPSSNSGATGRNCYSFCMCPGGQVVLTSTNPSELCVNGMSFSRRASKWANAALVATVSTKDFETLGCCGPLAGVEFQMEFERKAAIMGGGNFVVPVQTVTDFMENRLSVTSVPPSSYRLGVKAANLHELFPIHITEALQHSISTFDKELPGFITSEALLHGVETRTSSPIQIPRNTDTYESTSLKGLYPVGEGAGYAGGIVSAAVDGMFAGFAVARNFNLLDSSIESSLGKAQSAGVVKY, encoded by the exons ATGTCTCTTCTTCCTTCCAACCTCGTTCCTCTCCATTTCCAAACTCTCCACCACCCTCCAAACTCTAACCGTGGACTCCTCTATCCAATCCCAAGGCTCCCTTATCCCCGTTCCCAAACACCACGAATCCTCTGCGCGAAGAGAACCGGTAAGCAACGCTACCCATcggagaagaagaagctgaaacaaaagcaaaagaaaaccctaaccctaactcCGGTCGACAACAAATTCGAAGGCGTTTGGAGGCTCTCCAAGCTCGGAGTTCCGATTCACAGTGACCCCGGCAAGGACTTTCTCGGCTTATCCCCGGGTTTGCTCCAAGAGATTGCCAAAGTTCTCGAATTCCCG GTTGCTTCTATGCTGCCACAGGATGCTTTCTCCGTTGTTCGGAAATCTTTTGATGCAAGGAAG ATGTTGAAGGAACCAAAATTTGTATATACTGTGGACATGGATGTCAGTAAACTCCTGAGTCTCGAGCCTCGTACCTGGGATTTCATTTCTCAGTTGGAGCCTAAACTTGGGCTCATAGAACATATGCCTAATGAAAGAGCTTCTGGTGATTTGATTAGTATAATACATGATTCCAAGAAGAACCCCAAAGATATAGTGACAAGAGAAAATGGACGTAACATTTATTCTGGGTCAGAACAATTGTACAAGTGCCCAACaatcaaaaagacaaaaatagcAGTCGTTGGTAGTGGACCATCTGGCCTGTTTGCTTCTCTTGTTCTTGCAGAACTTGGTGCTGATGTTACCTTAATAGAAAGAGGTCAAGCTGTTGAACAAAGGGGGCGTGACATTGGTGCTTTGGTAGTTCGCCGTATTCTACAATTGGAAAGCAATTTTTGCTTTGGGGAG GGTGGTGCAGGTACCTGGAGTGATGGAAAGCTAGTAACTAGAATTGGAAGAAACAGTGGCAGTGTTCAG GTTATGAAAACTTTAGTTCACTTTGGAGCTCCAAAAAATATCTTGATAGATGGCAAGCCTCACTTGGGAACCGATAGGTTGATTCCATTGCTTCGCAACTTTCGGCAACATCTGCAAGGGCTGGGT GTCACTATCAAGTTTGGGACAAGGGTAGATGATCTGCTTGTAGAGGATGGACATGTTGTAGGGGTTAGAGTCTCTGATTCAAGAGACAAATTACAGTTCAATAGCCAGAAGTTGGGATATGATGGGGTTGTTCTGGCTGTTGGGCATTCTGCACGTGATATATACCAGATGCTTCTTTCTCATAATATGGTCTTGATCCCAAAAGATTTTGCC GTTGGTTTGCGGATCGAGCATCCTCAAGAGCTAATAAATAGAATACAG TATTCTGCATTGGCCACTGAGGTTTATAAGGGACGTGGAAAAGTACCTGTGGCAGATTACAAGGTGGTCACTTATGTTAATGGAGAGGATGGGGGCCCATCCTCCAATTCAGGAGCAACAGGTCGCAATTGCTATTCGTTCTGCATGTGTCCTGGTGGGCAG GTTGTTCTCACAAGTACAAATCCATCAGAACTCTGTGTCAACGGCATGTCCTTCTCTCGACGTGCATCTAAGTGGGCAAATGCTGCACTTGTTGCGACCGTATCTACAAAGGATTTTGAAACACTAGGTTGCTGTGGACCTCTTGCAGGGGTTGAATTTCAG ATGGAATTTGAGCGCAAAGCAGCTATAATGGGTGGGGGAAATTTTGTGGTGCCTGTCCAGACGGTTACTGATTTTATGGAAAACAGGTTATCAg TAACATCTGTGCCACCATCAAGTTATCGGTTAGGAGTGAAGGCAGCAAATCTCCATGAGCTATTCCCAATTCATATAACAGAGGCTTTGCAACACTCGATCTCAACATTTGACAAAGAG TTGCCAGGATTCATCACCAGTGAGGCCCTTCTTCATGGAGTGGAG ACCAGGACCAGCTCTCCCATCCAGATTCCCCGCAACACTGACACCTATGAGAGCACATCGTTGAAAGGATTATATCCAGTTGGTGAAGGGGCAGGGTATGCTGGTGGGATTGTAAGTGCAGCAGTCGATGGCATGTTTGCAGGTTTTGCAGTGgcaagaaattttaatttgttagaCAGTTCCATAGAATCTTCTTTGGGCAAGGCTCAGAGTGCTGGAGTTGTGAAGTACTAG